The genomic window AGAGACCGAGTCCACAAATACTTGCATTAAAAATAAATTTTTCAAATTTTTGATCAAAATGTAAAAAGCAGAAAATGCAAACATAAAATATGAGACCACGTATGAGATTTGTATAAAATTGACTTTAGAAAGAAATTGTTTAAGAAAATCAACCTTATCATATAGCATCCACATAGTGTCTGATGCTACCCAACAAGTAAGGCCTAGTAATATATATATCCAATATGTTTTTAAATTTCTTGTCTCTTTTAGCTTTAAAAAGATAAATAATGTGATCATAAAATCAAATAGGGTAGTAATTATGTCTTCATAAAAACCACTAGCAATAAAATAACTAACAACATATACACAAAAAAGTATCAACATAAATAAAAAAGATACTTGATTTTCGTTACTTATTTTACTTATCATATTTCGTCTTTATCTATCTTTCTCTGCCTTTTTGGCTAAACTTTGCCATCTTTGCCACTCACCACTATCATCGACATCGTTGCCGATAGCTTCGTATCTAGCGTAAAAATGCTCAACAAATTTTCTAGTCTCTTCATCTTTCGGCAGATAGCTCTGCTCATCTTTTTGGCAAAATTTCTCTAAAAATGTGCTCGCATCATCTTTTTTAGCATATGTTTGCGCTAGATCGTAGTAGTTTTGCAGGCAAATTTCTTTAAATTTAGCGTAAGCTTGCTCGCTCATATCTACGCTTAGCTTGCCGTCAAATTTAAGCACACCAGCCCTAAAAAGTAGGCTAAGATGTATGAGTCCCTCGCAGTAATATGCCCTCACCTCATCGACCTTTCGCCACGCGATAAGCCCAACAGCACGGGCTATTAGCTCATGAAAGACGGCCATTTTATACTCCGCCTCTTCATGCAAGAAAAAATTTACTAGCCCGCCGGTCGTCGCCTTGTACTCTTCGATAAATTTGAAAACACCGCTTTTATTCATACTCATCTCAGTATCAAGTCCGATAAATAAAATGTGCCCAAACTCATGGCCAATGGTTGAGATTTCATATACTTTTTTCCAAATTTTTGGCTTTAAAAATAAAATTTCCCTACCAAAATCCAAAAATTCCTTGCTAAAAATTTCAGCCCCAAGCTTCATAAAAGGCTTTGCCTTTGCTCCCTCATAGACATGATTTACAAAGGCAAAAATTTTCTTACCACATTTTGCACTCACACTCTCATCATTTGGCACGACTTGAGCGCTAAAAAGCCCGTTTAGCTCAGCACCATAATAGATCATTGGCACACTTATATAAAGCTGCGTTCTAGCGATATTTTCGCTAACTGCCTTGTTTGTTTCAGCATTATCAAACTTGATCTTTTCGCAAACGCTCTTATAAGTTTTTGTTATTTTTTCTTTAAATTTAAGCTCATCAATGCCCTCGCTATCAACAAGCCTGATATCCCACTCTAGCGCAACTGCATGTGTATAGGCATCTTCATAGTACTCTAGTGGATGGCCCGGCTGAAGCGGACCTTTGACATCCATCCACGCTATCTCGGCCTCTTGCCATGCATTTATCACCTTTGCATTGTCCTCTTCACAAAAGGCGTTTTGCAGCTTTTCAAGGTATTTTATGTAGGATTTTTGCTCGTCATTTTGGGCTAAATTTCTTAAAATTTCAAGATTTTTTGCAAAGACTTTTTTAAGCTCACTAACCTCATCTTTAAAGGCAAGCGCGTAAGGCAAAAAGCTAAATTTCTCGCCATCTTTGCAAACTGCGCCATACGTTCTATCAGCCCTAGCGCCACTAGCGTCGCACTGAAATAAAGCGTTTTTAGTGATAAACCCATTTGCCTGGATTAAATCTTTAAATTTAGCCTCAAACTCTTTGTTTGTAGTGTCTATTATCTTATCTTGCCATGAAATTTGCCACGCATTTAGGCTTAGACCAAGCTCGTGCATAGCCTGCACAAAAGCTTGATTAAACTGATCTAAAATTTCCTCTTCTTTGGCCTTTTCTAAAAGCTTGGCGTGCAGATTTTCATATAAATTTCTAACGTAGACATACATTAAATTTAGTACTCGTTTTTGCTCATCTTCGCCTAATTTTAGCTTTTTTAGCTCATTTTGAAGCGGATCAACTTTAAGATCTACTATCCTTCTTGTAAGGGCTAGTTTCTGACTTGGTGTGCCAGCAAGGCCACAAATTTTAACAGCCTCGTTTATGATATCATCGTCTAAATTTTTATAAATAGCATTTAACTTATTTTTTTGCTCTTTTGTAAGCTCATTTAATCTTTTAAAATCGTTCATTTTTTCATCCCCTGAAGTTGCAAGATTTTAGCATAAAGCCTTAAAATTTGCTACAATCAACCAAAAATTTTAACATCTAAAAGGCAAAAAATGGATATTTTAAAGGATTTTGGTGAGCCACGTATCAAACAAGTTATGTTGCCAAAGGACACAAACTCGGCTGGAAATATTTTTGGTGGCTGGATAATGAGTCAGATCGACCTTGCAGGTGCACAAGCTGCAAGAGAAATTTCTCCCGAGCGCGTTGTGACGATTTCTATGAAAGAGATCATTTTCAAGCAACCTGTCTTTGTTGGCGATGTGCTAAGCTGCTACGCTAAAATCATCTCTGTTGGTAAAACCTCAATAACAACGCAAATAGAAGTAACCGCTCTTAGGCTAAATGACGGTGGCTTTAGAGAAACTATACACGTTACTAGCGCTACAGCAACTTACGTAAGCGTAACAAAAGATGGACTTAAAAAGCCAATCGATGAGAAGTTAAAACAGCTTCATGGATTTTAAAAATTTGGTTGCGATTTATGCAACCAAATTAAAAAATTAATACTACTTTTAAAAATTATTGAGATTCTTAAACTAAAAGCAATATTTTTCAACTTCTTTAAATGCTTTGTGAAGTAAAATCAGGCCCTATACATTTTTTGGGAGAATCATGAAAAAGTCACGTTTAGGCCTTTTGCAAACACAAATTTTAGATATCCTAACTCAATCCGAGCTTGATAAATTTGAGTACAAAAACCTTCCAAAAACAAGCATCATCTACGCAGAAGAGATCAAAATCATCATTTTAAAAAGTGGCTGTGCAAAGCTTTCGTTTTTTGAAGACGGGGAAGAATTTATCCTTTACCGTTTGGAAGCAAATAACATTGCTGTTCTTGATGATAACTGCGCTTTTGAAATTTTAGAAGACGCAAAAATTTACTCCATAAACTTAAGCGAAATAAGTGAAATTTTATCAAATGTAAATGTTGTAGATGAAATTTTAAAAGCGGCGTTAAACGCCATCATCGTGCAACGCCAAATCATAAAATCCATACTTTTTGAAGATGCAAAAGGTAGGATTGCAAATTTTTTGATCGAGCTTGCAAAGGAGCAGG from Campylobacter concisus includes these protein-coding regions:
- the ciaB gene encoding invasion protein CiaB codes for the protein MNDFKRLNELTKEQKNKLNAIYKNLDDDIINEAVKICGLAGTPSQKLALTRRIVDLKVDPLQNELKKLKLGEDEQKRVLNLMYVYVRNLYENLHAKLLEKAKEEEILDQFNQAFVQAMHELGLSLNAWQISWQDKIIDTTNKEFEAKFKDLIQANGFITKNALFQCDASGARADRTYGAVCKDGEKFSFLPYALAFKDEVSELKKVFAKNLEILRNLAQNDEQKSYIKYLEKLQNAFCEEDNAKVINAWQEAEIAWMDVKGPLQPGHPLEYYEDAYTHAVALEWDIRLVDSEGIDELKFKEKITKTYKSVCEKIKFDNAETNKAVSENIARTQLYISVPMIYYGAELNGLFSAQVVPNDESVSAKCGKKIFAFVNHVYEGAKAKPFMKLGAEIFSKEFLDFGREILFLKPKIWKKVYEISTIGHEFGHILFIGLDTEMSMNKSGVFKFIEEYKATTGGLVNFFLHEEAEYKMAVFHELIARAVGLIAWRKVDEVRAYYCEGLIHLSLLFRAGVLKFDGKLSVDMSEQAYAKFKEICLQNYYDLAQTYAKKDDASTFLEKFCQKDEQSYLPKDEETRKFVEHFYARYEAIGNDVDDSGEWQRWQSLAKKAEKDR
- a CDS encoding acyl-CoA thioesterase produces the protein MDILKDFGEPRIKQVMLPKDTNSAGNIFGGWIMSQIDLAGAQAAREISPERVVTISMKEIIFKQPVFVGDVLSCYAKIISVGKTSITTQIEVTALRLNDGGFRETIHVTSATATYVSVTKDGLKKPIDEKLKQLHGF
- a CDS encoding Crp/Fnr family transcriptional regulator is translated as MKKSRLGLLQTQILDILTQSELDKFEYKNLPKTSIIYAEEIKIIILKSGCAKLSFFEDGEEFILYRLEANNIAVLDDNCAFEILEDAKIYSINLSEISEILSNVNVVDEILKAALNAIIVQRQIIKSILFEDAKGRIANFLIELAKEQDLKQNGYHYIFLPFSLKVLSSFVGLKRQSASTAFNELIKDDIIRKITPHEFLIIDYEKLESYTN